The following proteins come from a genomic window of Montipora foliosa isolate CH-2021 chromosome 2, ASM3666993v2, whole genome shotgun sequence:
- the LOC137992386 gene encoding uncharacterized protein, translating to MWKKTLIVFCLVVFFGALRIESWRRRRRSGPPPCSPRNCAVGSWGSWRACSHQCGTSGTQTRTRSQTVAAACGGSCPYHFTETRVCNRDSCKNGGTPHSSGCSCRAGYKGTCCEADINECLNNPCDHTCTNTFGSYTCQCNSCYTKLGTKCELRQCRISGSCYSNGTVNPNNQCQECQSTNKTAWTNNDALSCSDGVACTRNDRCLSGSCAGTPFTCLSCEECNNDTCRVKAGFCAIMEGGTKTCFSHGDLRPGYPCQQCDSNNNNQWTNNDNLQCSDNNLNTKDDRCSGGTCVGKPYNCLPCETHDGSGCPVKSGFCVIMTGGQRTCYAQNHLKPGNPCQWCDPSISTSTWSNREGVACNDGDQCTRGDTCQSGHCTATPFTCNSLCQYCNGSGCSLKTGFGFKNVCTCKIGGQDYNHQTVNPSNQCEWCDLYDATARANGAWSNRPAVPCDDQNRCTKQDTCNSGRCKGQSYSCQSSFPSTSCIKTSECVGDGTCREIMRASGTICRPAIDICDQPERCDGNLGTCPGAEQDSINITTGSAQFTDQSFLPVLSYQYLKSKLYLRLAGFSVSCGQLTFQWFLLSSSSACSTASVVKGVFPNSNTQQTLTGLALQDNNNYKVSIQVVDMRNNTSQLVCSGAIIIDTSKPQGGWIHDGPGADQSYQASKLLQVNWGGVQTRHGVSKYMWKVLFTPFQTNHSNELMSFTNVNLSTSAATTFNSISDGSKVQFVVRAFTKAGLHSDLTSDGVIIDTSAPVAGKAYDGNQTGVDIKYAKWTTTFSANWDRFTDPHSHIARYDWAVQLQGAGLITTFKTTALNRFPTAKNLNLVSGQRYCAVVRGYNEAGLYTQITSNCLLIDQDPPQAGSINDGHFSDVDYQSEDTIIAINWNGFTDGSTGSGIMEYRYKVTDNSGSIIVSWTSAGNATNVTHNGLALKNSTKYFATVRAIDMVGLSTDVTSDGVTVDTTHPVFTGEVVVTGVEDIINGTPCVYIPSVSSITVQWAGFSDAHSGLQRCEWAMIPSEKPMSTSDFAVVPGPNLRTSATFQNLALTQGKAYYVIIRAINGAKLYKDAYSVLVIPDATPPSSGKVFDGPTKQVDIDYQADLRHVYGSWSIFPEPNIAVKQYYFAVGSCLSGNYHVTGNKFVKLVPPTATSFTLKNITLVNGQRYCIKIKAENKAGLFSSQVSSDGFVADVTPPSTQTAEVRDGITGSDIDYQDNSTAISAQWEGFKDPESGFHHFEYGISRNQGGVMDVVPFSSVGLNASVTVKGLSLSDDVYYLTVCAVNNAHLRKCLSSDGVLIDFSPPSHGIVYDGIIEPDLRYQSSLSSMAANWEGVWDLESGIEKFEWSIGISVNDKTSVQGFTDVGLSTHVKSNTVLNLSSGTKYYVHLKVTNQAGSVRELVSDGVIADGTPPIPNKLYPGFGSQDGWRYNDKDVAFYSASASAISVYWNKFSEPESEVWYYKWAIGTSRCGTQIQPLVNIGRRNYANTTMSELVFIPGVKYYVTVISRNRAGLLSQSCSDALVFDSTPPHPGIVYVGQSTKRKIGEKYFITDVDRVISWREFIDRESGISTCSILVVDQAVQVLFVESKNLSSGNISLPRSVPLLQGQSYNVSVECFNNAGLASSSCSVFEVDNTPPVPSGPIIVGVSRDNTSQYQSDTTSMVATWPPFIELESGLLNYQFAIGTQPHQHDVVSFEDVHLATQVMKSGLSLLHGNTYYITVVATNLVGLRSNLSSLGLVIDTTPPQAANDSVRDGATGRDIDYFSPTMDLAAHWEDITDPESGILESQYCLGTKPRGCQIRPTTRIGANKSFSCPECKVNPGERVFVTVQATNGAGLSVTRCSNGILMDVSPPRMGDVIDGNHVTGVDYNIVLENWNISMSWFGAEDVESGVQSCTWKIESSDGSKLLQIDASNNSAYGQRKVFSLLQTYKEKGFLRNLTYHNVLTCWNKASLRSTARSNGFRVESVWPIPANIRDGTIEGADFNYTTNTRVVSANWDPFLDDNSEPVIDYQWAIGTERFKDDTLGFTSVGLRTSVEKDLAPNAPGLDILVAGQKYYSSLKAFTASGLNSMASSNGFIVDPSPPITTEIVTSHVVTDQTTRSIEIRFSWDGVKDYESDIRSSEYCLATTSQTCVSGSTAAGALTSGTIGPFVPHLGEAYYVTVFVQNGAGLTSVMSSKKLMFDIIPPSLGMVIDGVEHDIDFTDSMDSLEISWKGFKDDESGISSCSWSLIEQSASDNSSAFGNDTVVFTQSVGINGNLSRRNLSLVPGARYISRITCLNGDGFSSTSSSDGIIVDVTPPSPSLVHDGSSLQYDIRYQSSTSVVEATWELFSDAESGVVKYRWGIGTSPDLTDLMNFTDVGIAATARKDNLTLTHGKRYYVTVEATNGAGMTSHGWSDGFLVDVSRPELTELSRGKRIWLEHRDNLQASWKSSDPESGVTKTEFCVGTVAIGCQIKSMTELPWNSTHVTCDDCQLRHLGTYYVTVRVTNGAGLFTLSTTEEIKVDLTAPLLGDVIPVNDVTQCCSNCLLIANVTYFADEESGVKSCSYAIRNSTHFITNYTNNGLYKTIQAEGLQLVAGNKYYVTLRCENNVGLIAEKMSIGPVLVDDTPPTKGSVIVSPDRTHDVFGIHSSCHLFNKTLRAHWFGFSDEESGIDGFRIAVGKQPNTTDILPFQDVGITTNVTLSLNNVAGLFEGDIVYVTVQSHNPAGLVMQSTSPPTRLISAGNDAYLAEGDFFCLNV from the exons ATGTGGAAGAAAACACTCATAGTTTTCTGCCTAGTGGTGTTCTTTGGCGCACTAAGGATAGAATCTTGGCGCCGCAGAAGACGAAGCGGGCCTCCACCTTGTAGTCCTCGAAACTGTGCCGTCGGTAGCTGGGGTTCATGGAGAGCCTGTAGTCATCAGTGCGGAACGAGTGGAACACAAACAAGAACAAGATCGCAAACTGTTGCAGCTGCATGCGGTGGATCCTGTCCTTACCATTTTACAGAGACTCGTGTGTGTAACAGAGACAGTTGCAAGAACGGGGGGACCCCGCACAGCAGTGGGTGTTCATGTCGTGCGGGTTATAAAGGCACGTGCTGTGAGGCAG ACATAAACGAATGTCTGAATAACCCATGTGACCACACCTGCACTAACACATTCGGAAGCTATACGTGCCAATGTAACTCATGCTACACCAAGCTTGGAACGAAGTGTGAGCTGAGGCAATGCAGAATCAGTGGCTCTTGTTACTCAAATGGTACGGTGAATCCTAACAACCAATGTCAG GAATGTCAAAGCACCAACAAGACGGCTTGGACGAACAATGACGCTTTGTCCTGTAGCGACGGTGTGGCTTGCACCAGAAACGACAGGTGTTTGAGTGGGTCGTGTGCTGGAACGCCATTCACGTGTCTGTCGTGCGAAGAATGTAACAACGACACGTGCCGCGTGAAGGCGGGATTTTGTGCTATTATGGAAGGTGGAACAAAAACGTGCTTTAGTCACGGTGATTTGCGGCCTGGATACCCCTGTCAG CAATGTGacagtaacaacaacaatcagTGGACCAATAACGATAATTTGCAATGCAGTGACAACAACTTAAATACCAAAGATGATCGTTGCTCGGGCGGGACTTGTGTTGGTAAACCCTACAACTGCCTTCCTTGTGAGACACATGATGGTAGCGGTTGTCCCGTTAAATCAGGCTTCTGTGTGATCATGACTGGTGGCCAAAGGACTTGTTACGCCCAGAATCACCTCAAGCCAGGAAACCCTTGTCAG TGGTGTGACCCAAGTATAAGCACGAGCACGTGGTCAAATCGTGAGGGCGTGGCATGTAATGATGGTGATCAGTGCACACGTGGTGACACGTGTCAAAGTGGGCATTGCACGGCCACACCTTTCACGTGTAACTCGCTTTGTCAGTACTGTAATGGCAGTGGCTGTAGTCTTAAGACAGGATTTGGGTTTAAAAATGTATGCACGTGCAAGATAGGAG GGCAAGACTATAACCATCAGACGGTAAACCCTTCAAATCAGTGTGAGTGGTGTGACCTGTATGACGCAACAGCTCGTGCCAACGGTGCCTGGTCAAATCGCCCAGCGGTACCTTGTGACGATCAAAACAGATGTACTAAACAGGACACATGCAATTCAGGAAG gtgtaAAGGTCAATCCTACTCGTGCCAGTCGTCGTTTCCATCAACAAGTTGCATCAAGACTTCGGAATGTGTTGGTGATGGAACTTGTAGAGAAATTATGAGAGCAAGTGGAACCATTTGTCGCCCGGCAATTGACATCTGTGATCAACCAGAAAG GTGTGACGGAAATCTTGGGACATGTCCTGGTGCAGAACAAGATAGTATCAACATCACAACTGGTAGCGCCCAATTTACGGATCAGTCTTTTCTACCAGTCCTTAGCTATCAGTACCTCAAAAGTAAACTTTACCTTCGTCTCGCGGGCTTTTCCGTGTCTTGTGGTCAGCTGACTTTTCAATGGTTCCTGTTGTCATCGTCCTCTGCTTGCAGCACCGCATCGGTCGTAAAAGGAGTCTTTCCTAACTCAAATACACAGCAAACTCTgacag GACTAGCTCTTCAGGATAACAACAATTACAAAGTGTCTATACAAGTGGTGGACATGAGGAACAACACTTCTCAGCTTGTTTGTAGTGGTGCGATCATCATTGATACGTCAAAGCCACAAGGCGGGTGGATCCACGATGGGCCTGGAGCTGACCAAAGTTACCAAGCCTCCAAGTTGTTGCAAGTGAACTGGGGAGGAGTACAAACAAGACACGGTGTCAGCAAGTATATGTGGAAGGTACTTTTCACTCCCTTCCAAACCAATCACAGCAACGAGCTTATGTCTTTCACAAATGTCAATCTCAGCACTAGTGCGGCCACGACGTTCAACAGCATCTCAGACGGTTCAAAGGTGCAATTCGTTGTAAGAGCGTTTACAAAAGCGGGACTGCATTCAGACCTCACCAGCGACGGGGTCATCATTGATACCTCGGCCCCTGTGGCGGGGAAAGCATACGATGGAAATCAAACTGGAGTGGACATAAAATACGCAAAGTGGACGACTACGTTTAGTGCAAATTGGGACCGATTCACCGATCCTCATTCTCACATTGCACGCTATGATTGGGCGGTACAACTTCAAGGGGCCGGGCTTATTACAACATTCAAAACCACAGCTCTTAACCGATTCCCTACAGCAAAAAACCTTAATCTAGTGTCTGGACAACGCTACTGCGCAGTCGTTAGAGGCTATAACGAGGCTGGACTTTATActcaaattacatcgaactgcTTGTTAATAGACCAAGATCCACCACAGGCAGGCAGCATAAACGATGGACACTTTAGTGATGTAGATTATCAGTCAGAGGACACCATTATAGCGATAAACTGGAATGGGTTCACGGATGGCAGCACAGGAAGTGGGATCATGGAGTACAGATATAAGGTTACTGACAACAGCGGAAGCATTATCGTTTCCTGGACGTCCGCTGGGAATGCGACCAACGTAACACATAATGGGTTGGCGTTGAAAAACAGCACTAAGTATTTTGCGACTGTAAGAGCCATTGATATGGTTGGTCTTAGCACTGACGTCACATCGGATGGTGTTACCGTGGATACGACTCACCCAGTATTTACTGGTGAAGTTGTAGTGACAGGAGTTGAAGATATCATAAATGGAACTCCGTGTGTGTATATACCAAGTGTATCCTCAATTACTGTGCAATGGGCTGGATTCTCAGATGCTCACAGCGGACTTCAGCGATGCGAGTGGGCCATGATACCTTCAGAAAAGCCAATGTCAACCTCCGACTTTGCGGTTGTTCCAGGACCCAACCTTCGCACATCGGCGACATTCCAAAACCTTGCATTAACACAAGGCAAAGCTTATTACGTCATAATAAGAGCCATCAACGGTGCCAAATTGTATAAAGACGCGTATTCGGTCTTGGTAATACCTGACGCAACCCCTCCATCCTCTGGAAAAGTCTTCGACGGTCCAACGAAGCAGGTAGACATCGACTACCAGGCTGATCTGAGACATGTCTACGGATCATGGTCAATATTTCCCGAGCCAAACATAGCTGTCAAACAATACTACTTTGCTGTTGGAAGCTGCCTCTCTGGAAACTATCATGTCACTGGAAATAAGTTTGTGAAATTAGTTCCTCCAACTGCTACCTCATTTACCCTGAAAAACATTACTTTGGTGAACGGTCAGCGTTATTGCATTAAAATCAAAGCTGAAAACAAAGCTGGCTTGTTTAGTTCCCAAGTATCGTCGGATGGTTTCGTTGCTGACGTGACTCCTCCAAGCACGCAGACAGCTGAAGTGCGAGACGGTATTACGGGTTCGGATATTGACTATCAAGATAACAGTACAGCAATTTCGGCACAATGGGAAGGTTTTAAAGATCCAGAGTCTGGATTTCACCACTTCGAATATGGAATAAGCAGAAATCAAGGGGGAGTTATGGATGTTGTTCCATTCAGTAGCGTGGGACTAAATGCTTCTGTTACTGTAAAAGGCCTTTCGCTGTCTGATGACGTATACTACCTGACGGTTTGTGCCGTAAACAATGCCCATCTACGGAAGTGCTTGAGCTCCGACGGAGTGCTCATTGACTTCAGTCCCCCGAGCCATGGTATAGTGTATGACGGGATCATTGAACCAGATCTGAGATACCAATCCTCTCTTTCATCGATGGCCGCTAACTGGGAAGGAGTCTGGGATCTGGAGAGTGGTATTGAGAAGTTCGAATGGAGCATAGGTATCAGTGTGAATGACAAGACCAGTGTTCAAGGTTTTACTGATGTTGGTCTATCAACTCATGTGAAAAGTAACACTGTTCTCAATTTGTCAAGTGGAACTAAGTACTACGTGCACCTTAAGGTGACAAACCAGGCAGGATCTGTCAGAGAACTTGTTTCGGATGGTGTCATAGCGGATGGAACACCGCCTATACCAAACAAACTCTACCCAGGCTTTGGTTCACAAGATGGATGGCGATACAATGACAAAGATGTGGCTTTTTACTCCGCTTCAGCGTCCGCTATTTCGGTTTATTGGAACAAATTTTCTGAACCAGAAAGTGAGGTCTGGTACTACAAGTGGGCCATTGGCACAAGCAGATGTGGTACCCAAATCCAACCACTCGTTAACATCGGCCGGCGGAACTACGCCAACACAACAATGTCAGAACTAGTATTTATACCAGGAGTAAAGTATTACGTCACTGTGATATCACGAAACAGAGCTGGACTTTTGTCACAATCATGCTCTGATGCTCTCGTTTTTGACAGCACTCCACCACATCCAGGAATAGTCTATGTGGGGCaatcaacaaaaagaaaaattggagaaaaatattttataacTGATGTTGACCGCGTAATTTCCTGGAGGGAATTTATAGACCGTGAGAGCGGTATCAGCACATGCAGCATCTTGGTCGTAGATCAGGCTGTTCAGGTTCTTTTCGTCGAGTCTAAAAACTTGTCCTCGGGAAATATTTCGTTGCCTCGAAGTGTTCCCCTTCTtcaaggtcaaagctacaaTGTTAGTGTCGAGTGCTTTAACAACGCTGGACTGGCGTCCTCATCGTGTTCTGTCTTCGAGGTAGATAACACGCCACCTGTCCCCAGTGGTCCTATCATAGTGGGTGTCTCACGCGATAACACCTCACAGTATCAATCAGACACAACTTCTATGGTAGCCACCTGGCCGCCGTTCATCGAACTGGAGAGCGGGCTGCTGAACTACCAATTCGCTATCGGGACTCAACCACATCAGCACGATGTTGTGAGCTTTGAAGACGTACATCTTGCGACACAGGTGATGAAGAGCGGCCTTAGTCTTTTGCACGGTAATACATATTACATCACAGTCGTCGCGACGAACCTTGTTGGTTTAAGGTCAAATTTATCATCGCTTGGACTTGTAATAGACACCACGCCACCACAAGCTGCCAATGATTCCGTTCGTGATGGGGCCACTGGTCGAGACATTGACTATTTTTCGCCGACCATGGATCTTGCAGCACACTGGGAGGACATCACTGACCCAGAAAGCGGAATCCTGGAAAGCCAATACTGTCTCGGAACCAAACCTCGCGGCTGCCAAATACGACCAACCACGAGAATTGGAGCTAATAAATCGTTTAGCTGTCCAGAATGTAAGGTTAACCCAGGAGAGCGAGTATTTGTGACAGTGCAAGCCACAAACGGAGCTGGTCTTTCGGTTACGCGCTGCTCGAATGGAATTTTGATGGATGTTAGTCCTCCACGCATGGGTGATGTCATTGATGGGAACCACGTGACTGGAGTGGATTACAACATTGTGCTTGAGAACTGGAATATTTCCATGTCCTGGTTTGGCGCAGAGGATGTTGAAAGTGGCGTTCAATCATGCACATGGAAAATAGAAAGCAGCGATGGAAGCAAACTGCTTCAAATTGATGCCAGCAACAATTCAGCATACGGACAAAGAAAAGTGTTTTCTCTCTTGCAAACTTACAAGGAGAAAGGGTTTCTCAGGAACTTGACGTATCATAATGTGTTAACGTGTTGGAACAAAGCATCACTGAGGAGTACGGCTCGATCCAATGGCTTTCGAGTGGAGTCCGTCTGGCCAATTCCCGCGAACATTCGCGATGGCACTATAGAGGGTGCTGATTTCAACTACACAACTAACACGAGAGTGGTCAGTGCCAATTGGGACCCTTTCTTGGACGATAACAGCGAACCAGTGATTGATTACCAGTGGGCAATAGGTACAGAACGTTTCAAAGACGATACCTTAGGTTTCACAAGTGTTGGGTTGAGAACAAGTGTTGAAAAAGACCTTGCACCCAACGCACCTGGTCTAGACATTCTGGTTGCCGGTCAGAAGTATTACTCCAGTTTAAAAGCATTCACGGCTAGCGGCTTAAACAGTATGGCAAGCTCCAATGGATTTATAGTTGACCCCAGTCCTCCGATTACAACAGAGATCGTAACAAGTCACGTGGTTACAGACCAAACAACACGAAGCATCGAAATTCGTTTTTCTTGGGACGGTGTGAAGGACTATGAAAGTGACATAAGGAGCAGTGAATACTGCTTAGCAACCACGTCCCAAACCTGCGTGAGTGGTTCCACAGCAGCAGGAGCCTTAACCTCTGGGACCATAGGGCCCTTTGTTCCTCATTTGGGTGAAGCGTATTATGTTACGGTATTTGTTCAAAATGGAGCTGGTCTTACCTCCGTGATGTCCTCGAAGAAGTTGATGTTTGATATTATTCCTCCTTCCCTTGGAATGGTAATCGATGGAGTTGAGCATGACATTGACTTTACAGATTCCATGGACTCCTTAGAAATTTCGTGGAAGGGTTTCAAAGATGATGAGTCTGGAATATCCAGTTGCTCGTGGTCACTCATTGAACAGAGTGCATCGGATAACAGTTCAGCTTTTGGAAATGACACTGTTGTGTTTACACAGTCGGTGGGAATTAATGGTAATCTGTCTCGCCGGAATCTCAGTCTTGTACCTGGCGCTAGGTACATCAGCAGGATTACATGTTTAAATGGTGATGGCTTTAGTAGCACATCCTCATCTGATGGCATTATTGTCGACGTAACACCACCCAGTCCCAGTCTCGTCCACGATGGTTCTTCTCTTCAGTATGATATTCGATACCAGTCATCAACAAGTGTGGTAGAGGCAACCTGGGAACTGTTCAGTGATGCAGAAAGTGGTGTCGTCAAATACCGCTGGGGTATAGGAACATCACCAGACCTTACGGACTTGATGAATTTTACAGATGTTGGCATAGCAGCCACAGCAAGGAAGGACAATCTTACACTAACTCACGGAAAACGATATTACGTTACAGTAGAGGCTACGAATGGCGCCGGGATGACGTCACATGGATGGTCTGACGGGTTCCTTGTTGACGTTTCTCGTCCTGAGTTGACCGAG CTTTCACGGGGAAAAAGAATATGGCTTGAGCATAGAGACAACCTACAAGCATCGTGGAAATCAAGTGATCCCGAAAGTGGGGTCACTAAAACTGAATTCTGTGTTGGGACAGTAGCCATTGGCTGTCAGATTAAATCCATGACCGAACTTCCTTGGAATTCTACTCACGTGACTTGTGACGACTGCCAATTACGTCATTTAGGGACATATTACGTGACTGTACGCGTTACAAATGGAGCTGGCTTGTTTACGCTATCAACTACTGAGGAAATAAAAGTGGACTTAACGGCACCATTGCTTGGTGATGTAATCCCCGTTAATGATGTCACGCAATGCTGCTCCAACTGTTTGTTAATTGCCAACGTGACATATTTCGCAGACGAAGAATCAGGTGTAAAGTCCTGCAGTTATGCGATTCGAAATAGCACCCATTTCATAACAAACTACACAAACAATGGATTATACAAAACCATACAAGCGGAAGGCTTACAGCTAGTCGCTGGTAACAAGTACTACGTAACTCTAAGATGCGAAAACAATGTTGGACTCATCGCAGAGAAGATGTCCATTGGACCAGTTCTTGTAGATGACACGCCTCCCACAAAG
- the LOC137992390 gene encoding adenosine receptor A3-like yields MRGSSNETSKECFITVPVLFLIGEKHVLLVNIAANVFLMLTASLGNLSILLSFLHVPSLRTTSNYLLCGLALTDLGVGLVVHPLYVSVMYSLYNNTTPHCIINSAYSIATPFFAGVSLLYITVIGTDRYLAITLNLRYHEFVTERKTKIAQVVLWSVSGLMTLVWLEGFLIYSNVAAAFVGISLVVTFAVYTKLYFVVRRHKSQIQSQIPTQIYDFENVRLRRIQRSAINTLCIFFTFLFCYLPFFVSTAIGNMSSSPKKEVVIVFEFTVTLMLSNSSINPLIYCFRLLEFRNALKTTFKRTFCLHSSHE; encoded by the coding sequence ATGAGGGGATCGTCCAACGAAACCAGTAAGGAATGCTTCATCACGGTACCTGTTTTGTTCCTGATCGGAGAAAAACATGTCCTGTTGGTCAATATAGCTGCAAATGTATTTCTCATGTTAACAGCAAGTTTGGGAAACCTTTCTATTCTGCTCAGTTTCCTACACGTTCCATCTTTGCGCACAACATCAAATTATTTGTTATGTGGGCTGGCCTTGACTGACCTCGGAGTAGGACTTGTGGTTCATCCTTTGTACGTCTCTGTGATGTACAGTCTCTACAATAACACTACACCACATTGTATCATAAACTCGGCTTATAGCATAGCCACGCCATTCTTCGCCGGTGTTTCCCTTTTATACATCACAGTCATTGGTACAGACAGGTATCTTGCGATTACGTTGAACCTCCGTTACCACGAATTCGTAACAGAGAGAAAAACGAAGATTGCACAGGTAGTTCTGTGGTCAGTGAGTGGTTTAATGACTCTTGTGTGGCTTGAAGGCTTTCTTATTTACTCGAACGTCGCAGCCGCTTTTGTCGGAATTTCCCTCGTAGTGACATTTGCTGTTTATACCAAATTGTACTTTGTTGTGAGACGCCACAAATCTCAAATCCAGAGTCAAATACCAACGCAGATATATGACTTCGAAAACGTTCGCCTAAGGAGGATACAGAGATCGGCCATTAACACTTTGTGCATCTTTTTCACCTTCCTGTTCTGTTACCTTCCGTTCTTTGTCTCCACAGCAATAGGTAACATGTCATCTTCGccaaaaaaggaagtggttatTGTGTTCGAATTCACCGTGACATTAATGCTGTCCAATTCATCTATTAATCCACTGATTTATTGCTTTCGTTTACTTGAGTTCAGAAATGCTCTCAAGACGACTTTCAAAAGAACTTTCTGCTTGCATTCTTCTCATGAATAA